The stretch of DNA TCATTAACTTAATGTATAAAGGAATATTTTGTTTTGAACCACAATCGATAACAGTATAACTATGCTTGAACACTCCCAACTTATCTGCTAATGCAGGAAGAATCACTTTATCAGTTTGTCCTTCAACTAAAATAACTTTTTCAGCAAAAAATAATTCACCTCTATCTGGATTAATCCAATAAGACAAATTCCATTCATTCTTTTGGTTTCCATCAAATAGATCCTCCTCGCATTGAGTTACTTTACTACCATATTGCTCATTTTCTTTCTTAATAATGTAAATAGATTTATATTTATCAATACTAATAAGATTACTCGAATGCGTACATAAGATGACTTGATTTCCACTAGTAGATAATTCAACAAAACTGTCAAATAAAGATCTTTGTGCTTGTGGATGTAGATATAATTCAGGCTCTTCAAAAATAAAATAGCGAGATTTTGAAACTTTTCGATTTGTTGTTTCAGAATCCTGATTAGATTGCAACTGGCGTTTTGCGATTAACTGAATTAACGCAATTGTTACTGCACGTTGTAAACCATGTCCTTTACGAGCAATATCCGTGCGTGTGCCATCATTAATCCATACTGAAGCATTCGATTTTAGAACAGAATCGATATCTGGAATATTCAATTCAATATCAAAATAAGCATTCCAAGATAATAATTCCTTTGATAATTCATTCTCTAAATCAGATAATTGCTTTGGTCTTTCTGTATTCTCAACTCCATTAATGTATTTACTGAATTTAGAGAATAAATTAGCTAATTGTTGTTTTGTTCCTTGCCAATCTTCATTATGCTGAGACATAGTTTCCACGACTTCTCCCAGTAATTTACCGAAAACGCTGGTATCTTTTGATGCGAAGTCATCCGCAGCATTTTTTATTGCAGGCAAGAAATAAACTTCCCCAAAAATCCCTTTTGCAACAGATTTAAGCCCCATAAAATTTGTTTTTTCCAGTTCGTAGCTAAAAGTTAGATTTCTAATATTTGATTGAATATACTTTTGTTGTGCTTCTATTATCTGTTGTTTACTTAATCTTCCAGTAGGTGGTAAATATGGGTAAAAGGGTAAGCTATTAGCGGTTTCACGACTCGTATAATTTCCTGCATTTTCTTCTTTTAAATAATCTTCCAAACAAGTTTGTATCCATCCTTTGTATTCAAAACTTCCTCCTAAATAAGCTACTTTTCTGACTTTAATTGTTTCTTGTTGGGTTACATATTTCTCAAAAGTTTTCTTGTCTTGATCATCAAGCTCAGAAAACTCAATATCCACAAAAAGATCTTCTGCTCCTTGGGAAAAATCTAAGTCTTGATGTTTAATTTCGCCAAAAAAGAATAGAATAGCTGATAATAAATTAGATTTACCATGATTATTTTGTCCAATAATA from Campylobacter concisus encodes:
- a CDS encoding ATP-dependent nuclease translates to MKIKTLEIKNWRSIKELKVTAQDLMIIIGQNNHGKSNLLSAILFFFGEIKHQDLDFSQGAEDLFVDIEFSELDDQDKKTFEKYVTQQETIKVRKVAYLGGSFEYKGWIQTCLEDYLKEENAGNYTSRETANSLPFYPYLPPTGRLSKQQIIEAQQKYIQSNIRNLTFSYELEKTNFMGLKSVAKGIFGEVYFLPAIKNAADDFASKDTSVFGKLLGEVVETMSQHNEDWQGTKQQLANLFSKFSKYINGVENTERPKQLSDLENELSKELLSWNAYFDIELNIPDIDSVLKSNASVWINDGTRTDIARKGHGLQRAVTIALIQLIAKRQLQSNQDSETTNRKVSKSRYFIFEEPELYLHPQAQRSLFDSFVELSTSGNQVILCTHSSNLISIDKYKSIYIIKKENEQYGSKVTQCEEDLFDGNQKNEWNLSYWINPDRGELFFAEKVILVEGQTDKVILPALADKLGVFKHSYTVIDCGSKQNIPLYIKLMNKFKIPYVSVYDKDHQENKSEQAIGAADSATKAILDEINNELGLSVELVNDIEQELGYNCGKSGKPFQALKHIKSSEFHISESFAEKIRVIYK